Proteins co-encoded in one Acidobacteriota bacterium genomic window:
- a CDS encoding Crp/Fnr family transcriptional regulator produces the protein MKTTNDLRIQHKCENCQLQQEMSFCRLPAPELENFESIKVTKAYPKGANLFIEGQPTHGVYILCQGRVKLSTCSRGGKIMILGIAEPGDVLGLSAALNGLEHETTAEVLELCQVNFVSTPDLLRFLKANPQACLNAAKQLGRNYLTAYQQICSLGLSDSAADKLAKLFLGWTGNGTGGDGKVKIKNYFTHEEIAEMIGASRETVTRALKHFRECDLVTLKGSELIIHDRRRLRAAIGNS, from the coding sequence ATGAAAACCACAAACGATTTACGTATCCAACACAAGTGCGAGAATTGCCAGTTGCAGCAAGAAATGTCCTTCTGCCGTCTCCCCGCCCCAGAGCTTGAAAATTTTGAATCGATCAAAGTAACAAAGGCCTATCCGAAGGGTGCAAATCTATTTATTGAAGGCCAGCCAACGCACGGCGTGTACATACTTTGCCAGGGCAGAGTAAAGCTCTCAACCTGTTCGCGAGGCGGAAAGATAATGATCCTCGGGATCGCGGAACCGGGAGACGTTCTCGGACTTAGTGCAGCTCTTAACGGCCTTGAGCATGAGACTACAGCTGAAGTCCTTGAGCTTTGCCAGGTGAATTTTGTTTCGACGCCCGATCTTCTCCGATTTCTTAAGGCCAATCCTCAAGCCTGCCTGAATGCTGCTAAGCAACTGGGCCGCAACTACCTCACGGCTTATCAGCAAATTTGCTCGCTCGGCCTGTCTGATTCGGCTGCGGATAAGCTTGCGAAACTCTTTCTCGGCTGGACCGGTAACGGAACGGGCGGCGACGGCAAAGTAAAGATCAAGAACTACTTCACACACGAAGAGATAGCCGAAATGATCGGTGCGTCGCGGGAAACTGTGACCCGGGCCCTGAAACATTTTCGCGAATGCGATCTGGTGACCCTCAAGGGTTCAGAGCTTATTATTCACGACCGCCGCCGGCTGCGGGCAGCGATCGGAAATTCCTGA
- a CDS encoding cytochrome C, producing MASTKIVKVAMLTAFSILVFAWVISSTFSTALGVAAEDEPAPVPELIANASPDDYLGSETCATCHEDQFKKFKSTKHAKLKDVASWKDKAQGCESCHGPGKAHVEGGGDKTKIISFAGKNSKQTSETCLACHSGKESHNNFRRGEHWRNDVGCTDCHSSHGTELPNAGPDSTVYVAGTSNQNPGIAHKAMLKQSEPQLCMSCHTETKAQFTKPFHHKVLEGVMKCSDCHNAHGGFESKQTKLALGGDASCIKCHGDKQGPFAFEHAPLKTEGCAACHAPHGSSNPKMLNRSSVRQLCMECHSSITSADPGAPQAPHNQTTTRYMNCTICHARIHGSNASKYYFK from the coding sequence ATGGCTTCAACTAAAATTGTTAAGGTGGCGATGCTCACGGCATTCAGCATACTCGTGTTTGCGTGGGTAATTTCGTCAACATTTTCAACGGCTCTCGGAGTAGCGGCAGAGGACGAACCGGCACCGGTACCCGAACTCATCGCGAACGCGAGTCCAGATGACTACCTAGGCAGTGAGACCTGTGCTACCTGCCACGAGGATCAATTCAAAAAATTCAAAAGCACTAAACATGCAAAACTAAAAGACGTAGCCAGCTGGAAAGACAAAGCCCAGGGCTGCGAATCGTGTCACGGGCCCGGCAAGGCTCACGTCGAAGGCGGCGGCGATAAGACAAAGATCATTTCATTTGCGGGAAAGAATTCTAAGCAGACATCGGAAACGTGCCTCGCCTGCCATTCCGGCAAAGAGAGCCATAATAATTTCCGTCGCGGCGAGCACTGGCGTAACGATGTAGGTTGCACTGATTGTCACAGTTCGCACGGTACGGAGTTGCCGAATGCGGGTCCAGACTCGACCGTTTATGTTGCCGGAACTAGCAACCAGAACCCCGGCATTGCTCATAAAGCAATGCTAAAACAGAGCGAGCCGCAACTTTGTATGAGTTGCCACACGGAAACCAAAGCACAGTTCACGAAGCCGTTCCATCACAAAGTCCTTGAGGGAGTGATGAAGTGCAGCGACTGCCACAATGCACACGGTGGATTTGAATCGAAACAGACCAAACTCGCACTCGGCGGCGATGCTTCCTGTATCAAGTGCCATGGCGATAAACAGGGCCCGTTCGCATTCGAACACGCTCCACTCAAGACCGAAGGATGCGCAGCTTGCCATGCCCCGCACGGATCGAGCAATCCAAAGATGTTGAACCGAAGTTCGGTGAGGCAGCTCTGCATGGAGTGTCATAGCTCCATCACAAGCGCGGACCCAGGAGCACCGCAGGCACCGCATAATCAAACGACGACGCGGTACATGAACTGCACCATCTGCCACGCGCGGATCCACGGTTCAAATGCAAGCAAATATTACTTCAAGTAA
- a CDS encoding succinylglutamate desuccinylase/aspartoacylase family protein, protein MNTLHISESTKAPDICQPVNSAHSIMNISAGEHLIGAFIGRGSGPTLVVVGGLHGNEYAGAAALLELVDELSDLRDSLDGRVYFMAGNTRAISKKVRFIDSDLNRHWTPHNMSIVGSAELQKTSEGIELTELDQELDGILITAMDEVFVLDLHSTSADGMPFATVGDTLRNREFAQKFPVTILLGIEEQLDGTMLEYLNNAGAVTLGFEGGQHDSTKTIETHKAMVRLALVNSGILKAEKLPSLNVDRDLLSTGKYDSRIFEVRHRHAIVPENTFQMKPGFNNFDPIRKGDVLGNDSSGPVTALETGLLLMPLYQKLGEDGFFIGRQISPFWLWLSGVVRRIGIQRIIHILPGVSRMPGDPSTLLVDTGVARLFPLQIFHLLGFRRRRWEGNKLVVSRRKHDTSGPFKWKGETNGR, encoded by the coding sequence ATGAATACCCTTCATATAAGCGAAAGCACAAAGGCTCCTGACATCTGCCAGCCCGTAAACAGCGCTCACTCGATCATGAACATATCGGCAGGCGAGCATCTGATCGGGGCTTTTATCGGCAGAGGGAGCGGTCCGACCCTAGTTGTCGTCGGAGGACTTCATGGAAATGAATATGCAGGAGCAGCTGCACTATTGGAACTGGTTGACGAGCTTTCTGACCTGCGGGATTCCTTAGATGGCCGAGTGTATTTTATGGCTGGGAATACGCGAGCGATCTCAAAGAAAGTTAGGTTTATTGACAGCGATCTGAACCGGCACTGGACGCCGCACAATATGTCGATCGTCGGGTCGGCCGAGCTCCAAAAAACCTCGGAAGGTATCGAACTCACGGAGCTCGATCAAGAACTTGACGGGATCCTGATCACCGCGATGGACGAAGTCTTTGTTCTTGACCTGCATTCGACATCTGCGGACGGAATGCCGTTTGCGACCGTTGGTGATACACTCCGAAACCGCGAGTTCGCTCAGAAGTTCCCCGTAACCATCCTGCTCGGTATTGAGGAACAACTCGACGGCACAATGCTTGAGTATCTCAACAACGCCGGAGCCGTCACTCTCGGATTTGAAGGCGGACAGCACGATTCAACCAAGACTATAGAAACCCATAAAGCGATGGTCCGTCTCGCGCTGGTCAATTCCGGGATCCTGAAGGCGGAAAAGCTTCCGAGCCTGAATGTCGATCGCGATCTGCTTTCCACCGGAAAATATGATTCGCGGATCTTTGAGGTTCGCCACCGGCACGCGATCGTGCCCGAGAATACATTTCAAATGAAGCCCGGCTTTAATAATTTCGACCCGATAAGGAAAGGCGACGTCCTCGGGAATGATAGTTCGGGTCCGGTTACGGCTCTTGAAACAGGGCTTCTACTAATGCCCTTATACCAGAAACTTGGCGAGGACGGCTTTTTTATTGGGCGTCAGATCTCGCCCTTCTGGCTCTGGCTTTCAGGTGTTGTTCGCCGGATAGGAATACAGCGGATCATCCATATTCTTCCCGGCGTGAGCCGAATGCCCGGCGACCCGTCGACCTTGCTGGTCGACACAGGCGTTGCCCGCCTGTTCCCACTGCAAATATTTCACCTTCTGGGATTTCGCCGCCGGCGTTGGGAAGGAAACAAGTTGGTAGTGAGCCGCCGAAAACACGATACGAGCGGCCCGTTCAAATGGAAGGGCGAAACAAATGGGAGATAA
- a CDS encoding CBS domain-containing protein has translation MGDKKVTSEYDDTQMRAFTLGVLNDLQAIELMLDGGMFEEDVRRIGAEQEMFLVDSSMHPAPLAMKIIDDAKDGRLTTEIGLFNLEANLTPREFGGNCLRLMEDELNETLDIVRRSAAKFGGGVVLAGILPTIQQSDLTIENLTPNPRYHEINRIVTQLHGDNRVIHIKGLDELQLTLQNTYIEFCNTSFQVHLQVGISEFVRYYNWAQAISGPVLASAVNSPFLLNHRLWHETRLAVFRQSTDTRSLTHKQRNQKPRVNFGDRWVENSILEVLREDAIRFRILLTQAVEENSLKVLADGGIPSLSAWRLHNGTIWRWNRPCYGVVNGKPGLRIEARFLPAGPTVADEMANSAFFLGLMTELPEEFGDISKLMTFDDARNNFYNAARYGLNGQIKGLDGQSRRVGRIILEELLPRARRGLIRAGVDDVDSQRLLDIIETRVTQEKSGAKWMLDSYEAMDKRAKPNVRLRTLTAAMKAHQEQSSEAMHTWKLADIPSDSEWIDNYKTVEQFMAVDLYTVRPDDIIDLAASLMHWKHVRHVPVEDDAGRLIGIVSHRDLIELMANGKCLATGPIIIRDVMKTNLITVTPETHTLDALELMRENNIGCLPVLRDDRLVGLVTAYDFLTVSAKLFEEKLSAVISTDERGAQDEKP, from the coding sequence ATGGGAGATAAAAAAGTAACGAGCGAATACGACGATACGCAAATGCGCGCGTTTACACTCGGGGTGTTAAATGACCTACAAGCCATTGAGCTCATGCTCGATGGCGGGATGTTTGAGGAAGACGTTCGCCGCATCGGCGCCGAACAGGAGATGTTTCTTGTTGATTCTTCAATGCACCCCGCACCACTCGCGATGAAGATCATCGACGATGCTAAGGATGGTCGGCTTACAACGGAGATCGGCCTATTTAACCTCGAAGCTAATCTCACCCCACGCGAGTTTGGCGGCAATTGCCTCCGGCTCATGGAGGACGAACTAAACGAAACCCTTGATATAGTCAGGCGATCAGCCGCGAAGTTCGGTGGAGGCGTCGTCCTTGCTGGTATCCTGCCGACAATACAGCAATCCGATCTGACGATCGAAAACCTCACCCCCAACCCGCGGTATCACGAGATCAACCGGATCGTTACTCAACTCCATGGTGATAATCGCGTGATCCATATCAAGGGCCTCGACGAGCTGCAGTTGACACTTCAGAACACCTATATTGAGTTCTGTAACACAAGTTTTCAGGTTCATTTGCAGGTCGGTATAAGTGAATTCGTTCGCTATTATAATTGGGCACAGGCGATATCAGGCCCGGTGCTTGCATCTGCGGTAAACTCACCATTCCTTCTAAATCATCGGCTTTGGCATGAAACACGGCTTGCGGTGTTTAGACAGTCGACCGACACGCGCTCGCTTACCCATAAACAGCGAAACCAGAAGCCGCGGGTCAATTTTGGCGACCGGTGGGTCGAGAATTCGATCCTCGAAGTGCTTCGCGAGGATGCGATCCGATTCCGCATTTTGCTGACGCAGGCGGTTGAAGAAAATTCATTAAAGGTTCTGGCCGACGGAGGTATTCCCAGCCTGTCGGCCTGGCGGCTCCACAACGGGACGATCTGGCGTTGGAACCGTCCGTGCTACGGCGTTGTCAACGGCAAACCAGGCTTGAGGATCGAAGCAAGGTTTCTACCAGCCGGCCCTACCGTCGCGGATGAGATGGCTAATTCTGCTTTTTTCTTAGGCCTGATGACCGAGCTGCCCGAGGAGTTCGGCGACATCAGTAAGCTTATGACGTTCGACGACGCGAGAAACAATTTCTACAATGCCGCGCGTTATGGGCTAAATGGGCAAATAAAAGGGCTCGATGGCCAGAGTAGGCGTGTCGGGCGGATAATCCTGGAAGAATTATTGCCGCGAGCAAGAAGAGGCCTGATCCGTGCCGGCGTTGATGATGTTGATAGTCAGCGATTGCTCGACATTATCGAAACGCGGGTTACGCAGGAAAAATCGGGTGCCAAATGGATGCTCGATTCTTACGAAGCGATGGATAAACGAGCAAAACCAAACGTCCGGCTGCGGACGCTGACAGCTGCGATGAAAGCACATCAGGAACAAAGCAGCGAAGCCATGCATACATGGAAGTTGGCGGATATCCCGTCCGATTCAGAGTGGATAGACAATTATAAGACCGTAGAGCAGTTTATGGCGGTTGACCTCTACACCGTCCGGCCAGACGACATAATCGACCTAGCGGCCAGTTTGATGCACTGGAAACACGTGCGGCACGTTCCCGTCGAGGATGACGCCGGCCGACTGATCGGTATCGTTTCGCATCGGGACCTGATCGAGTTGATGGCGAACGGGAAATGTCTGGCCACCGGGCCGATCATTATCCGCGACGTAATGAAGACCAACCTGATCACGGTCACTCCTGAAACGCACACGCTCGACGCACTCGAACTTATGCGCGAAAACAACATAGGTTGCCTGCCCGTTCTTAGGGATGACCGATTGGTCGGTCTCGTCACGGCCTACGATTTTCTGACCGTGTCAGCAAAACTTTTTGAAGAAAAATTATCGGCCGTAATTTCGACGGACGAAAGAGGTGCTCAAGATGAAAAACCCTAA
- a CDS encoding cyclic nucleotide-binding domain-containing protein, protein MLMQLQDEGILISIDGLLTAEQLLSGASLETQAAFKQIQKEEDLGANTLVYAFGDKVDKIYLHLTGHLVQISDLSEYLAIDTANAGKTRIYGLIEALSDKPHKTGMKTVTKCTFCVVRRSDFFKFLRENPSVSYRLAEKLGRSYRQAIEKLRSH, encoded by the coding sequence ATGTTGATGCAGCTCCAGGACGAAGGAATACTCATTTCGATCGACGGCCTGCTGACAGCGGAACAGTTGTTAAGCGGAGCATCTCTCGAAACACAAGCAGCCTTTAAGCAAATACAGAAAGAAGAGGATCTGGGAGCGAATACCCTTGTCTATGCGTTCGGAGACAAGGTAGACAAAATATATCTGCATCTTACGGGCCATCTGGTTCAAATATCAGACCTCTCAGAGTATCTCGCGATCGACACGGCCAATGCCGGCAAAACCCGCATCTATGGCCTGATCGAGGCATTATCTGACAAGCCCCACAAGACGGGCATGAAAACTGTTACAAAGTGTACATTTTGCGTTGTACGGCGGTCTGATTTTTTTAAATTTCTCCGCGAAAACCCTAGCGTTTCCTATCGGCTAGCCGAGAAGCTTGGCCGTTCGTACCGTCAGGCAATCGAGAAATTACGATCGCATTGA
- a CDS encoding urease accessory protein UreH — translation MAILSVASLLLFSFLLGLKHATEPDHLAAVSTIVSERKSIWSAFLVGGLWGVGHTISLLIAGILVIVLHFEIGPRMALALEFGVGLMLIALGSDALIKAVRGGQIHWHVHRHGGIVHVHPHTHDAANVHSSSQPLETQSHHGLKLSPRPLIVGMIHGLAGSGALMLLILSTITSPVVGAIYILVFGIGSIGGMMLMSALIGLPFHFTAKRLGLAEWLLRGGAGLFSLGFGIFMVFDIGFTQELFMSR, via the coding sequence ATGGCCATTCTCTCAGTCGCATCGCTCCTACTCTTCAGCTTTCTTCTTGGTCTTAAGCACGCGACAGAGCCCGATCATCTGGCAGCGGTCTCGACGATCGTTAGCGAACGCAAGAGCATTTGGAGCGCTTTCTTGGTCGGCGGACTTTGGGGCGTAGGCCATACCATTTCTTTGTTGATCGCGGGAATCTTGGTGATCGTGCTTCATTTCGAGATCGGGCCACGAATGGCTCTTGCCCTCGAATTCGGGGTTGGCCTAATGTTGATTGCCCTTGGATCGGACGCATTAATAAAAGCAGTCCGCGGCGGCCAGATCCACTGGCACGTCCACCGCCACGGCGGGATCGTTCATGTCCATCCCCACACTCATGACGCGGCAAACGTCCATTCGAGCTCTCAACCTCTTGAAACACAAAGCCATCACGGGCTAAAACTCAGTCCTCGTCCGCTCATCGTAGGGATGATCCATGGACTCGCTGGAAGCGGGGCGTTGATGCTTTTGATCCTTTCGACCATCACTTCCCCGGTGGTTGGGGCCATCTATATTCTTGTTTTCGGAATTGGTTCGATCGGCGGGATGATGCTTATGAGTGCTCTGATCGGATTGCCGTTCCATTTCACGGCGAAACGCCTTGGCCTGGCAGAATGGCTCTTACGAGGCGGTGCGGGGCTTTTTAGCCTCGGATTCGGTATCTTCATGGTCTTCGACATTGGCTTTACCCAGGAACTTTTCATGTCCCGCTAG
- a CDS encoding DUF5335 family protein, protein MKNPKRINEWTKFLQFFSEQNAGRPTRLAVFERHGENVMDYWLESGLPLGGVDIDTHQDRATIQISLGEFNHTISDATGLKFVFSRAGDEDGLDVTDAEGRTAVLRFQVGGAVG, encoded by the coding sequence ATGAAAAACCCTAAAAGGATCAATGAGTGGACAAAATTTCTGCAGTTCTTTTCTGAACAAAATGCCGGACGGCCGACCCGACTTGCAGTTTTCGAGCGCCACGGTGAAAACGTAATGGATTACTGGCTAGAGAGCGGTTTGCCGTTAGGCGGGGTCGACATTGACACGCATCAAGATCGTGCTACGATACAGATCTCACTGGGTGAATTTAACCATACGATCAGCGACGCGACCGGGCTGAAGTTTGTTTTCAGCCGAGCCGGCGACGAAGACGGCCTCGACGTTACTGACGCTGAAGGACGAACGGCGGTTCTTCGTTTTCAAGTGGGCGGCGCGGTCGGATAA
- a CDS encoding HypC/HybG/HupF family hydrogenase formation chaperone: protein MCLAVPGKLVSIDGFDPTFRTGRVNFGGIVKEVNLAYVPEAKVGNYVLVHVGFALTIVDEEEATKVFTYLRDMDELGELTEGFA from the coding sequence ATGTGCCTAGCCGTACCGGGAAAATTGGTAAGCATCGACGGGTTTGATCCGACATTTCGTACCGGCAGGGTCAATTTCGGCGGCATCGTCAAAGAAGTTAACCTCGCCTATGTTCCCGAGGCGAAAGTCGGCAATTACGTTCTCGTTCATGTTGGTTTTGCCCTGACCATAGTCGATGAAGAAGAAGCAACAAAGGTATTTACATACCTTAGAGATATGGATGAACTCGGTGAACTGACGGAGGGCTTCGCATGA
- the hypE gene encoding hydrogenase expression/formation protein HypE: protein MNQKAAFAPVCPLPISNYPRVMMAHGGGGILMHELIEKVFVPAFRNPMMDVRHDGAVFGVGDARLAFTTDSYVVKPLFFPGGDIGSLSVTGTVNDLAMCGARPLYLSAGFILEEGMETEKLWRIVQSMKAAADAAGVDLVTGDTKVVDRGKGDEIFINTAGVGIIEHGLSISPNSVRPGDAIILSGDLGRHGIAIMAAREGLEFETVIESDCAPLALTVGDLFAHGIEVHCLRDLTRGGLASALVEIAEASGFDINIIEERIDVREDVKGACEILGFDPMYLANEGRFIAFVPAGEADLAIAVINAHSVDTSAAQIGSVSANKSGGVTVKSLIGATRIVDMFSGEQLPRIC from the coding sequence ATGAATCAAAAAGCAGCATTTGCCCCCGTTTGCCCCTTGCCAATATCGAACTATCCGCGAGTAATGATGGCCCATGGCGGCGGCGGAATATTGATGCACGAGCTCATCGAAAAGGTTTTCGTGCCCGCATTTCGTAATCCAATGATGGATGTTCGGCACGACGGTGCCGTTTTCGGCGTGGGTGATGCACGGCTCGCTTTCACGACGGATTCTTACGTCGTAAAACCTCTCTTTTTCCCAGGCGGTGACATCGGTTCCCTTTCAGTCACCGGCACCGTCAACGATCTTGCGATGTGCGGCGCACGGCCTCTGTACCTGAGCGCGGGGTTTATCCTCGAAGAAGGGATGGAAACAGAAAAACTATGGCGGATCGTTCAGTCGATGAAGGCCGCGGCGGATGCCGCCGGCGTTGACCTCGTAACGGGCGACACGAAGGTGGTTGACCGTGGAAAAGGCGACGAGATATTCATAAATACCGCCGGTGTAGGCATTATAGAACATGGCCTTTCTATTTCGCCGAACAGCGTCCGTCCCGGTGACGCAATAATCCTCAGCGGCGACCTTGGCCGTCACGGGATCGCTATTATGGCAGCCCGTGAAGGACTCGAGTTTGAAACAGTGATCGAAAGCGACTGTGCACCTCTGGCGTTGACGGTCGGGGATCTCTTTGCTCACGGTATTGAAGTTCATTGCCTCCGGGATCTAACACGCGGCGGACTGGCCAGCGCTCTTGTCGAGATCGCCGAGGCCTCCGGATTTGACATCAATATCATCGAAGAAAGGATCGATGTTCGCGAGGATGTAAAGGGAGCTTGTGAGATACTTGGATTTGATCCGATGTACCTCGCCAACGAAGGCCGTTTTATCGCGTTTGTACCGGCCGGCGAGGCCGACCTGGCAATCGCGGTGATAAACGCACATTCTGTCGATACCAGCGCTGCGCAGATCGGTTCGGTCTCGGCTAATAAGAGCGGCGGGGTTACTGTCAAGAGCTTGATCGGCGCAACGAGGATCGTCGACATGTTCTCCGGCGAGCAGCTTCCGCGAATTTGTTAA
- the hypD gene encoding hydrogenase formation protein HypD → MKYVDEYRGAEEAARFCRAIERITTRDWTLMEVCGGQTHSIVKFGIDELLPDKITLVHGPGCPVCVTPLELIDKAIMIASGPKAIFCSFGDMLRVPGSEQDLLMVKANGGDVRIVYSPLDALKIALDNPRKEVVFFAIGFETTAPANAMAVYQAKKLGVRNFSLLVSHVLVPPAIEAVLSSPQNRVQAFLAAGHVCTVMGYTEYEPIAKKYHVPIVVTGFEPVDILQGIYMAIKQLEEGRCEVENQYARYVQREGNLPAKDLIEKVFRVVLRKWRGVGEIPESGLGLTDEYAEFDAEKRFALASYTAEEPAECISGLVLQGIKKPHDCPAFGTRCTPEHPFGATMVSNEGACAAYYRYRRHAARQQAA, encoded by the coding sequence ATGAAATATGTTGATGAATATCGCGGAGCAGAGGAAGCGGCACGGTTTTGCAGAGCGATAGAACGTATCACGACCCGCGACTGGACACTTATGGAAGTGTGCGGCGGGCAAACGCATTCGATCGTCAAATTCGGCATTGACGAACTCCTTCCCGATAAGATCACGCTCGTTCACGGCCCCGGCTGTCCGGTATGCGTCACGCCGCTGGAATTGATCGACAAAGCGATAATGATCGCCTCCGGACCAAAGGCCATATTTTGTTCGTTCGGCGATATGCTTCGGGTTCCGGGATCGGAACAGGATCTGTTGATGGTCAAGGCGAACGGCGGCGATGTGAGAATCGTATATTCCCCGCTCGACGCGCTAAAGATCGCACTCGATAATCCACGAAAAGAGGTCGTATTCTTCGCCATCGGATTTGAAACAACGGCGCCGGCTAATGCCATGGCGGTCTATCAGGCAAAAAAGCTCGGTGTTAGGAATTTTTCGCTACTCGTCTCACACGTTCTCGTCCCGCCAGCGATCGAAGCGGTGCTTTCATCACCTCAAAATCGCGTTCAGGCGTTCCTAGCAGCGGGTCACGTTTGCACCGTAATGGGTTACACCGAATACGAACCTATCGCGAAGAAATACCACGTCCCGATCGTCGTCACGGGCTTTGAGCCGGTTGATATTCTTCAGGGTATATATATGGCAATAAAGCAGCTCGAAGAAGGCCGCTGCGAGGTGGAGAATCAATATGCTCGTTACGTACAGCGTGAGGGTAACCTGCCTGCCAAGGATCTGATCGAAAAGGTATTCCGTGTAGTACTCAGAAAGTGGCGCGGTGTGGGCGAAATTCCTGAAAGCGGCCTCGGCCTAACTGATGAATATGCTGAATTCGACGCCGAGAAGCGATTTGCTCTCGCGTCATACACAGCAGAAGAACCCGCAGAATGCATTAGCGGGCTCGTGCTTCAGGGGATCAAGAAACCGCACGATTGCCCGGCTTTTGGTACTCGCTGTACGCCGGAACATCCGTTCGGCGCGACCATGGTTTCGAACGAGGGAGCCTGCGCCGCCTATTACCGCTATCGCCGGCATGCAGCTCGGCAGCAGGCCGCGTGA